A genomic segment from Streptomyces sp. NBC_01233 encodes:
- the tnpA gene encoding IS200/IS605 family transposase gives MSPRWEPNPNTRRGRTVVYSLHAHLVFTPKYRRGPFTDEILTRCEEVMRAVCADFETELVEFNGEHDHVHLLVHYPPKVALSRLVGSLKGVSARRLRQEFPDHIRKYLWGDHFWSPSYFAASCGGAPLAIIKEYIEQQKRPR, from the coding sequence ATGTCACCACGCTGGGAGCCAAACCCCAACACTCGTAGGGGTAGAACCGTCGTCTACAGCCTCCATGCACACTTGGTCTTCACACCAAAGTATCGGCGCGGCCCGTTCACGGACGAGATCCTGACGCGCTGCGAAGAAGTCATGCGGGCCGTCTGTGCCGACTTCGAGACCGAACTGGTCGAGTTCAACGGCGAGCACGACCACGTGCACCTCCTCGTGCACTACCCGCCGAAGGTCGCCCTGTCCCGCCTGGTCGGCTCCCTCAAGGGCGTATCAGCCCGCAGGCTCCGGCAGGAGTTCCCCGACCACATCCGCAAGTACCTGTGGGGAGATCACTTCTGGTCTCCGTCCTACTTCGCGGCGTCCTGCGGCGGCGCACCGCTGGCAATCATCAAGGAGTACATCGAGCAGCAGAAACGTCCGCGTT
- a CDS encoding RNA-guided endonuclease InsQ/TnpB family protein gives MGVKIVAQVKLLPEAEQATALRSTLRTVNEAACWVSGVAFEHGVPREYELRKHTYAELKARGLGAQAAQHVIKKTRDAYTTLKANITAGNLGKPGSKHRVKAESKPITFRPQAAQPYDDRCLSWQYDAGTVSIWTTAGRLKSVRFACSPDALKMLREHRKGESDLIERDGVFYLIAVCDIPEAEQYEPDGFIGVDLGIANIATTSTGYRAAGRGLNRHRKRQLDLRRKLQAKGTKSAKRLLKKRSRKEARHTANVNHIVSKTIVTTAERTGSGIALEDLTGIRSRVRLRKDQRTSLHSWSFHQLAAFVEYKAKRAGVPLVYVDPAYTSRQCSECGHIDRRNRADQATFACRSCGALMHADDNASHNIRRKGETVWTAGRESRVPATP, from the coding sequence ATGGGTGTGAAGATCGTGGCGCAGGTGAAGCTGTTGCCGGAGGCCGAGCAGGCCACCGCGCTGCGCTCCACCCTGCGCACGGTCAACGAGGCCGCGTGCTGGGTGTCCGGTGTGGCGTTCGAGCACGGTGTGCCGCGTGAGTACGAGCTGCGCAAGCACACCTACGCCGAGTTGAAGGCGCGCGGGCTCGGGGCGCAAGCCGCTCAGCACGTCATCAAGAAGACCCGTGACGCCTACACCACGTTGAAGGCGAACATCACGGCCGGGAACCTGGGCAAGCCGGGATCGAAGCACAGGGTCAAGGCGGAGTCGAAGCCGATCACGTTCCGGCCCCAGGCCGCGCAGCCGTACGACGACCGGTGTTTGAGTTGGCAGTACGACGCCGGAACCGTGTCGATCTGGACGACGGCCGGACGGCTCAAAAGCGTTCGCTTCGCCTGCTCCCCGGACGCGCTCAAGATGCTCCGCGAGCACCGCAAGGGCGAGTCCGACCTGATCGAACGCGACGGCGTGTTCTACCTGATCGCCGTCTGCGACATCCCCGAGGCCGAGCAGTACGAGCCTGACGGGTTCATCGGAGTCGACCTCGGCATCGCCAACATCGCCACCACCTCCACCGGCTACCGGGCCGCCGGTCGCGGCTTGAACCGGCACCGGAAACGACAGCTCGATCTGCGCAGGAAGTTGCAGGCCAAGGGCACCAAGTCCGCGAAGCGCCTCCTCAAGAAGCGCTCCCGCAAGGAAGCCCGGCACACCGCCAACGTCAACCACATCGTCTCCAAGACCATCGTCACCACCGCTGAACGCACCGGCTCCGGTATCGCCCTGGAAGACCTCACGGGCATCCGAAGCCGGGTACGGCTCCGCAAGGACCAGCGGACCTCCCTGCACTCGTGGAGCTTCCACCAGCTCGCCGCCTTCGTTGAGTACAAGGCGAAGCGGGCCGGGGTGCCGCTGGTGTACGTCGATCCGGCGTACACCAGCCGGCAATGCTCCGAGTGCGGCCACATCGACCGGCGCAACCGCGCCGATCAAGCGACGTTCGCGTGCCGGTCCTGCGGGGCCCTCATGCACGCGGACGACAACGCGTCCCACAACATCCGCCGCAAGGGCGAGACCGTGTGGACAGCGGGGCGTGAGTCACGCGTCCCTGCCACCCCATAG
- a CDS encoding extracellular solute-binding protein, whose product MRRRIFGTTATTVVLGLLMPLSGCGGSGDSAGDGSTLHLVAAEYGDSPATSSKPYWDKMSADFTEANPGIKLDVKLLPWADIDREVSRMVKAGKAPDVALMGSYSDFAAQGQLYPADEILSVTAEANFLQPLADAGSVGNTLYGLPFVASSRLLFYNQALFTKAGIKEPPKTWSDLKAAAKALKEKGVAYPYALPLGPEEAHAEAMIWELSNGGGYADSAGNYALASEQNIKTWSWVKEYLVAPGLTGPTPPSKLNRADAFAAFLHGDVGMLNGYPSLAHEARGKGVVVGTTAMPVSDSLGVGENPPAVGVADWMTAFKQNGKRAEIAKFLDFVYQDKNLTEFANRYHLLPSTVTASRTPAGGGLDKNDQQFLDALRGAQLYPVNDPSWLTVSDTIKRNIGRAVEPTGDPKSVLEDIAAQANQAAKKQST is encoded by the coding sequence GTGCGACGAAGAATCTTCGGCACGACCGCCACCACGGTCGTGCTCGGCCTGCTGATGCCGCTGTCCGGATGTGGTGGCTCCGGAGACAGTGCAGGTGACGGCAGTACGCTGCACCTGGTCGCCGCCGAATACGGCGACAGTCCGGCCACCAGTTCCAAGCCCTACTGGGACAAGATGTCGGCTGATTTCACCGAGGCCAACCCCGGAATCAAGCTCGACGTCAAGCTGCTGCCGTGGGCCGACATCGACCGCGAGGTCTCCCGTATGGTCAAGGCCGGCAAGGCGCCGGATGTCGCACTCATGGGCTCTTACTCGGACTTCGCCGCCCAGGGCCAGCTCTATCCCGCGGACGAAATCCTCTCGGTCACCGCCGAGGCGAATTTCCTCCAGCCGCTCGCCGACGCCGGCTCCGTCGGCAACACCCTCTACGGCCTGCCCTTCGTGGCGAGCAGCCGCCTCCTCTTCTACAACCAGGCGCTCTTCACCAAGGCCGGCATCAAGGAACCCCCGAAGACCTGGTCCGACCTCAAGGCCGCCGCGAAGGCGCTCAAGGAGAAGGGCGTGGCGTACCCGTACGCCCTGCCCCTCGGCCCGGAAGAGGCGCACGCCGAGGCGATGATCTGGGAGCTGAGCAACGGCGGCGGCTACGCCGACAGCGCCGGCAACTACGCCCTGGCCTCCGAGCAGAACATCAAGACGTGGAGCTGGGTCAAGGAGTATCTGGTCGCCCCCGGCCTCACCGGCCCGACCCCGCCCTCCAAGCTCAACCGCGCCGACGCCTTCGCCGCCTTCCTGCACGGCGATGTCGGCATGCTCAACGGCTACCCGTCACTGGCCCACGAGGCGCGCGGCAAGGGCGTCGTCGTCGGCACCACCGCCATGCCCGTCTCGGACAGCCTCGGCGTCGGGGAGAACCCGCCGGCCGTCGGCGTGGCCGACTGGATGACGGCCTTCAAGCAGAACGGGAAGCGCGCGGAGATCGCCAAGTTCCTGGACTTCGTCTACCAGGACAAGAACCTGACGGAATTCGCCAACCGCTACCACCTGCTGCCGTCCACCGTCACCGCATCGCGCACCCCGGCCGGCGGCGGTCTGGACAAGAACGACCAGCAGTTCCTGGACGCGCTGCGCGGCGCCCAGCTGTACCCGGTCAACGACCCGTCCTGGCTGACGGTCAGCGACACCATCAAGCGCAACATCGGCCGCGCCGTGGAACCGACCGGCGACCCGAAGAGCGTCCTCGAGGACATCGCCGCCCAGGCGAACCAGGCCGCCAAGAAGCAGTCAACTTGA
- a CDS encoding MFS transporter, with amino-acid sequence MTPTAEPAQVNHRATYREVLAEPRFRLLFSTRTVAITADAMRITTFSVLVFSATGSALLSALAFGIGFIPQLFGSLLLGSLADRLPPRALITGGYALTCAAALLIALVRMPVAASLGVVALVALATPVFSGASSRLVAQSLEGDAYVLGRSLNNIASSGAQLFGLALGGAVVAVLGPHRALAVSAALYLGCALAVRLRLPRLQPGDFGGTPGSARGDGGAVRASLHGAGLLLRGHTVRRLMLAQWLPPAFVAGAEGLIVAYAGGRHFAPGWYAVLMGCLPVGMLVGDLLVGRLLRPPTRERLVVPLIALMGLPLVGFAAEPGVGVSSCLLLLCGFGFAYGLGLQRPFLDALPQDGQGQAFGLLGSGGMTLQGVGPVCFGSVAAGIGTGGAIALAGGAAALTAGWILTWQPPTSPAPVPNYSTGSENGAEQHACRSPAR; translated from the coding sequence GCACCGTCGCGATCACTGCGGACGCGATGCGGATCACCACGTTCTCGGTGCTGGTCTTCTCGGCCACCGGTTCCGCGCTGTTGAGCGCACTGGCCTTCGGCATCGGCTTCATCCCGCAGCTGTTCGGCTCGCTGCTGCTGGGCTCACTGGCCGACCGACTGCCGCCCCGCGCGCTCATCACCGGCGGCTACGCCTTGACGTGCGCCGCCGCCCTGCTGATCGCCCTGGTGCGGATGCCGGTCGCGGCAAGCCTCGGTGTCGTGGCGCTGGTCGCCCTCGCCACACCGGTGTTCAGCGGTGCGTCGAGTCGGCTGGTCGCGCAGTCGCTGGAGGGCGACGCCTATGTACTGGGCCGTTCACTGAACAACATCGCCTCCTCCGGCGCGCAATTGTTCGGTCTGGCGCTGGGAGGTGCGGTCGTCGCGGTACTCGGCCCGCATCGGGCGCTCGCGGTGAGCGCCGCCCTTTACCTCGGCTGCGCGCTCGCTGTCCGCCTCCGGCTGCCCCGGCTGCAGCCGGGAGACTTCGGCGGCACACCCGGCAGCGCTCGGGGCGATGGCGGGGCCGTCCGGGCAAGCCTGCACGGGGCCGGCCTGCTGCTGCGCGGACACACGGTGCGACGACTGATGCTGGCCCAGTGGCTACCGCCCGCGTTCGTGGCGGGCGCGGAAGGCCTGATCGTCGCCTACGCGGGAGGACGCCACTTCGCGCCCGGCTGGTACGCGGTGCTGATGGGCTGTCTGCCGGTCGGCATGCTGGTCGGTGACCTGCTGGTGGGACGACTGCTACGGCCACCCACCCGGGAGCGACTGGTGGTCCCGTTGATCGCGCTGATGGGACTGCCGCTGGTCGGCTTCGCCGCCGAGCCCGGAGTGGGCGTCTCGTCCTGTCTGCTGCTGCTCTGCGGCTTCGGATTCGCCTACGGTCTCGGCCTGCAACGGCCGTTCCTGGACGCCCTGCCGCAGGACGGCCAGGGACAGGCCTTCGGCCTGCTCGGCTCCGGCGGCATGACGCTGCAGGGCGTCGGGCCGGTCTGCTTCGGCTCGGTGGCCGCAGGCATCGGAACAGGCGGCGCAATCGCCCTGGCAGGCGGCGCGGCGGCGCTTACCGCCGGCTGGATTCTCACCTGGCAGCCGCCCACATCCCCGGCCCCCGTCCCGAACTACTCGACGGGATCAGAGAACGGCGCCGAACAGCATGCGTGTCGTTCTCCTGCGCGGTAA